A single genomic interval of Phocoenobacter uteri harbors:
- a CDS encoding ExeM/NucH family extracellular endonuclease, whose translation MRKNLLSLAVSSAILVTGCSVQPTQVIPSSIQQLQGSGAFSPMVDVQNKIYQSKDTYRVEGVITAIQHKSLGKDLKVGFFMQAPSDNNPKTSDGIFVETTNLDDLKVGNLVSLQARVAEDYKWTKLVDVSDIKVLKTNVDLPKPEVLRLDSSDMAQSLERYEGMLVRVEKSSDLFVTKNFGFDYGAKRNNLALSYKHALLHPNQLTAPSTKKKIDNENALVVESFEAAPRGEIVWYPTFGESNGKESSDNYIRINDLVDGLEGVIGYSYGQYRLYVTNEANSKNFIHTQDRQAQPQLKKGGDLRIASFNVLNYFNSPYSKVKNPLHQNRGAKTEEEFKLQSGKIATAIANMNADIVGLMEIENNGFDQGSAVEDLVKQINSKIKDPKEHYAYVKPSDNSQFIGGDAISNQLLYKKDKVTLTNYRIIKMPTQYAPDMRYKDGYRDKFFSGTVHQRDTVAVTFKVNKTNKDLTVAVNHLKSKGSACWEDVQTGRLVDADNQGSCENLRVAGADVLGQELSKIQGAKVILGDLNSYGNEDPIMVLTNRHNAPKDHVIKTSAYTYIGSRDEGTPLYGKTGKVIDHSYGYTNIVAQLHPKSYSFSFKNHIGTLDYILVSKDMLPSVVDATDWNINAGESTLFEYANKYNCKNSKQCSHRYYDIYRASDHDPAVMDLDTRKLK comes from the coding sequence ATGCGTAAAAATTTATTATCATTAGCTGTTAGTAGTGCAATTTTAGTCACAGGTTGTAGTGTGCAACCAACTCAAGTTATTCCAAGCAGTATCCAGCAATTACAGGGGAGTGGTGCATTCTCGCCAATGGTTGATGTTCAGAATAAAATTTATCAATCAAAAGATACGTATCGTGTAGAAGGGGTGATTACAGCTATTCAGCATAAAAGTTTGGGTAAAGATCTTAAAGTCGGCTTTTTTATGCAAGCACCGAGCGATAATAATCCAAAAACATCTGATGGAATTTTTGTGGAAACGACAAATTTAGATGACTTGAAAGTGGGAAATTTAGTGAGTTTACAAGCAAGAGTTGCAGAAGATTATAAATGGACGAAACTGGTTGATGTGAGTGATATCAAGGTGTTAAAAACCAACGTTGATTTACCAAAACCAGAGGTGTTACGCCTTGATTCCTCTGATATGGCACAATCGCTAGAACGCTATGAAGGGATGCTAGTCCGTGTTGAAAAAAGTTCTGATTTATTCGTGACGAAAAATTTTGGTTTTGATTATGGTGCAAAACGCAATAATTTAGCACTTTCTTATAAGCACGCTCTGTTGCATCCAAATCAATTAACTGCACCAAGCACTAAGAAAAAAATAGATAATGAAAATGCCTTAGTAGTTGAATCTTTTGAAGCAGCACCTCGTGGCGAGATCGTTTGGTATCCAACTTTTGGCGAATCAAATGGAAAAGAAAGTTCAGATAATTACATCAGAATTAACGACTTAGTTGATGGTTTGGAAGGGGTGATTGGTTATTCTTATGGGCAATATCGTTTGTATGTAACCAATGAAGCAAATTCAAAAAACTTTATTCATACCCAAGATCGTCAAGCACAGCCACAGCTTAAGAAAGGTGGTGATTTACGCATTGCGAGCTTCAATGTATTAAATTATTTTAATTCGCCATACAGCAAAGTCAAAAATCCATTACACCAAAATCGTGGTGCGAAAACAGAAGAAGAATTCAAATTACAAAGTGGCAAAATTGCGACAGCCATTGCGAATATGAATGCGGATATTGTTGGCTTAATGGAAATTGAGAATAACGGTTTTGATCAAGGTTCTGCGGTTGAGGATTTAGTTAAACAAATCAATAGTAAAATTAAAGATCCAAAAGAGCATTATGCTTATGTAAAACCAAGTGATAACAGTCAGTTTATTGGTGGGGATGCGATTTCTAATCAGTTACTTTATAAGAAAGATAAAGTGACTTTAACAAATTATCGTATTATCAAAATGCCAACACAATATGCACCAGATATGCGTTATAAAGACGGATACCGTGATAAATTCTTCTCTGGTACGGTGCATCAGCGTGATACTGTTGCGGTGACATTTAAAGTAAATAAAACAAATAAAGACTTAACTGTTGCGGTCAACCATTTAAAATCAAAAGGATCTGCGTGTTGGGAAGATGTGCAAACAGGACGCTTAGTTGATGCGGATAATCAAGGATCTTGTGAAAATCTACGTGTAGCAGGGGCTGATGTGCTAGGGCAAGAGTTAAGCAAAATTCAGGGCGCGAAAGTGATTCTTGGGGATCTAAATTCTTACGGGAATGAAGATCCGATAATGGTTTTGACAAATCGTCATAATGCACCAAAAGATCACGTGATCAAAACGTCAGCTTATACTTATATTGGTAGCCGTGATGAAGGCACGCCGTTGTATGGAAAAACAGGTAAGGTGATTGATCATTCTTATGGTTACACCAATATTGTTGCTCAGTTACACCCAAAATCATACAGCTTTTCATTTAAAAATCATATCGGTACGTTAGATTATATTTTAGTGTCTAAAGATATGTTACCAAGCGTGGTAGATGCAACGGATTGGAATATCAATGCAGGGGAGTCCACCTTGTTTGAATATGCCAATAAGTATAATTGCAAAAATAGTAAGCAATGTTCACATCGTTACTATGATATTTACCGTGCATCAGATCACGATCCTGCGGTAATGGATTTAGATACGCGTAAATTAAAATAG
- a CDS encoding porin, producing MKKLSKTLIALTVATLAASAANASIVYENDGTKVSVYGSLRVKFAKLENSRNDLLDDGSKFWINVSQDFEDGYSAFGALQLRPSTKYDDSFSDGVSTHRLYAGMKKEGLGEISFGNQTTIADKFKTVGFTEGFGGITRAGQKNPGGETYRTYGRTQHGLNTSGKKTIHIQSEPWNGFTFGADYILDKNAERIEYNKKEKKEGKNFDNTQYQAGVLYYKRIDDLKMKTNVVYGHNKALEFLTTDSVGVGFGFTYKDYEFGIDYIYDKNNYVKDHKEDNTDKEYKKGDKTSQKSLQVGLKYQITYPWDIYTSYRQTTYADDVKNKGFAVGTHYQFNKKIRVYLEYATNKAENVYQEKDSKTKKLVDAYPRERQNGYYAGFRVDF from the coding sequence ATGAAAAAACTCTCAAAAACACTTATTGCCCTTACTGTTGCAACTTTGGCTGCAAGTGCTGCAAATGCGTCTATTGTTTATGAAAATGATGGTACAAAAGTCAGCGTTTACGGTTCACTACGTGTTAAATTCGCAAAATTAGAAAATAGTCGTAATGATTTACTTGATGATGGTTCAAAATTCTGGATTAACGTGAGCCAAGATTTTGAAGATGGCTACTCTGCTTTTGGTGCATTACAACTTCGTCCATCAACAAAATATGATGACAGCTTTAGTGATGGTGTAAGTACGCATCGCCTTTATGCCGGTATGAAAAAAGAAGGCTTAGGTGAAATCTCATTCGGTAACCAAACCACTATTGCAGATAAATTTAAAACTGTCGGTTTTACCGAAGGATTTGGTGGCATTACTCGTGCGGGACAAAAAAATCCAGGTGGAGAAACCTACCGTACTTACGGACGTACCCAACATGGCTTAAATACATCCGGTAAAAAAACAATTCATATTCAAAGTGAACCATGGAATGGATTTACTTTTGGAGCAGATTATATCTTAGATAAAAATGCCGAAAGAATTGAATATAACAAAAAAGAGAAAAAAGAAGGCAAAAATTTCGACAATACTCAATATCAAGCTGGTGTATTATATTACAAACGTATTGATGACCTAAAAATGAAAACAAATGTTGTTTATGGCCATAATAAAGCACTAGAGTTTTTAACAACTGATAGTGTAGGTGTTGGCTTCGGGTTTACCTATAAAGATTATGAATTTGGTATTGATTACATTTATGATAAAAATAACTATGTAAAAGATCACAAAGAAGACAACACAGATAAGGAATATAAAAAAGGTGATAAAACGTCACAAAAATCATTGCAAGTTGGTTTGAAATATCAAATTACTTATCCTTGGGATATTTATACATCTTATCGTCAAACAACCTATGCTGATGATGTGAAAAATAAGGGCTTTGCTGTTGGTACTCACTACCAATTTAACAAAAAAATCCGTGTTTATTTAGAGTATGCGACAAATAAAGCTGAAAATGTTTATCAGGAAAAAGACTCTAAAACAAAAAAACTCGTAGATGCTTATCCTCGTGAACGTCAAAACGGTTACTATGCGGGATTCCGTGTTGATTTCTAA
- the atpF gene encoding F0F1 ATP synthase subunit B produces the protein MNINATLIGQMIAFSIFVWFCVKYVWPPIISAIETRQGEIADALASAEKAKQEQADVKELAEKEILKAKEEAQQIIDLANKRRNEILDSVTVEAEAEKARIIEQGYAEIESERKRVQEELRQKVAALAVAGAEKIVGRNIDAAANNDIIDKLVAEL, from the coding sequence GTGAATATAAATGCAACATTGATAGGTCAGATGATCGCATTTTCCATCTTTGTATGGTTCTGTGTGAAATATGTATGGCCACCAATTATTTCTGCAATCGAAACACGTCAGGGCGAAATTGCCGACGCACTTGCTTCTGCTGAAAAAGCAAAACAAGAGCAAGCTGATGTGAAAGAACTTGCAGAAAAAGAAATCTTAAAAGCGAAAGAAGAAGCACAACAAATCATTGATTTAGCAAATAAACGTCGTAATGAGATTTTAGACTCTGTAACAGTAGAAGCAGAAGCTGAAAAAGCACGCATTATTGAGCAAGGTTATGCAGAAATTGAAAGTGAGCGTAAACGTGTTCAAGAAGAGCTTCGTCAGAAAGTAGCTGCACTTGCTGTTGCGGGTGCTGAGAAAATTGTGGGTCGCAATATTGATGCTGCGGCGAACAATGACATTATTGATAAATTAGTTGCAGAACTATAA
- the atpD gene encoding F0F1 ATP synthase subunit beta, producing the protein MATGKIVQIIGAVIDVEFPQDSVPKVYDALKVESAGLTLEVQQQLGGGVVRCIALGTSDGLKRGLEAINTNNPIQVPVGTQTLGRIMNVLGDPIDEKGDIGEEERWSIHREAPSYEDQSNSTELLETGIKVIDLICPFAKGGKVGLFGGAGVGKTVNMMELIRNIAIEHSGYSVFAGVGERTREGNDFYHEMTDSNVLDKVSLVYGQMNEPPGNRLRVALTGLTMAEKFRDEGRDVLFFVDNIYRYTLAGTEVSALLGRMPSAVGYQPTLAEEMGVLQERITSTKTGSITSIQAVYVPADDLTDPSPATTFAHLDSTVVLSRNIASLGIYPAVDPLDSTSRQLDPQVIGQEHYDVARGVQGTLQRYKELKDIIAILGMDELSEEDKLVVSRARKIERFLSQPFFVAEVFTGSAGKYVPLKETIRGFKGILDGEFDDIPEQAFYMAGSIDDVIERAKKM; encoded by the coding sequence ATGGCAACTGGAAAAATAGTCCAAATCATCGGTGCGGTAATCGATGTTGAGTTTCCACAAGATTCAGTACCAAAAGTATATGACGCCTTAAAAGTTGAATCGGCAGGTTTAACCCTTGAAGTTCAACAACAATTAGGTGGTGGTGTAGTACGTTGTATTGCACTTGGTACATCAGATGGTTTAAAACGTGGCTTAGAAGCAATCAATACAAATAACCCAATCCAAGTTCCAGTAGGAACACAAACCTTGGGTCGTATTATGAACGTATTAGGTGATCCAATCGATGAAAAAGGTGATATCGGCGAAGAAGAACGCTGGTCTATCCATCGTGAAGCACCAAGCTACGAAGATCAATCAAATAGCACAGAATTACTTGAAACTGGTATCAAAGTAATCGACTTAATCTGTCCTTTTGCAAAAGGGGGTAAAGTTGGTTTATTCGGTGGTGCCGGTGTAGGTAAAACTGTAAATATGATGGAGTTAATCCGTAATATTGCGATTGAACACTCAGGTTACTCTGTATTCGCAGGGGTTGGGGAACGTACTCGTGAGGGTAACGACTTCTACCACGAAATGACAGATTCTAACGTATTAGATAAAGTATCACTGGTTTATGGTCAAATGAACGAGCCACCAGGTAACCGTTTACGTGTTGCATTGACTGGTTTAACAATGGCAGAAAAATTCCGTGACGAAGGTCGTGACGTATTATTCTTCGTGGATAATATCTATCGTTATACCCTAGCGGGAACAGAAGTATCCGCACTTTTAGGTCGTATGCCATCTGCGGTAGGTTACCAACCAACACTTGCAGAAGAAATGGGTGTACTCCAAGAGCGTATCACTTCAACTAAGACAGGATCAATTACGTCAATCCAAGCGGTATATGTACCAGCCGATGACTTAACTGACCCATCGCCAGCGACAACCTTCGCTCACTTAGACTCAACAGTGGTATTAAGCCGTAACATTGCATCACTTGGTATCTACCCAGCCGTTGATCCATTAGATTCAACGTCACGCCAATTAGATCCACAAGTAATCGGTCAAGAGCATTACGACGTAGCTCGTGGTGTACAAGGAACATTACAACGCTATAAAGAGTTGAAAGACATCATCGCGATTCTAGGTATGGACGAATTATCAGAAGAAGATAAATTAGTGGTATCTCGTGCACGTAAGATTGAACGTTTCTTATCACAACCATTCTTCGTTGCAGAAGTATTTACCGGTTCAGCGGGTAAATATGTACCATTAAAAGAAACCATTCGTGGCTTTAAAGGTATCTTAGACGGTGAGTTTGATGACATTCCAGAACAGGCATTCTATATGGCTGGTTCTATTGACGATGTTATTGAAAGAGCGAAAAAAATGTAA
- the atpH gene encoding F0F1 ATP synthase subunit delta has product MSEVSTVARPYAKAAFDFALENDQLDKWQEMLQFVTLVIENEQVAGYLKSASSPQQIAEIIIGICEKQLDQYGQNFIRIMAENQRLTVLSSVLKAFIQLRSEYESVKDIEVISATKLSKANETKIATAMEKRLNCKVRIVSKVSKELIAGVIIRYDDIVIDSSSRGQLDRLANELCL; this is encoded by the coding sequence ATGTCGGAAGTAAGTACAGTAGCTCGTCCTTATGCTAAAGCGGCTTTTGATTTTGCTTTGGAGAATGATCAGTTAGATAAATGGCAGGAGATGCTGCAATTTGTGACGCTTGTTATCGAAAATGAGCAAGTAGCAGGTTATTTAAAATCGGCATCATCACCACAGCAAATCGCAGAGATTATTATTGGGATTTGTGAAAAACAGCTTGATCAATATGGGCAAAATTTCATTCGTATTATGGCTGAAAATCAACGTTTAACGGTGTTGTCTTCAGTATTAAAAGCATTTATTCAATTGCGATCAGAGTATGAATCAGTAAAAGATATTGAGGTTATCTCTGCAACAAAATTAAGTAAAGCTAATGAAACTAAAATCGCAACGGCGATGGAAAAGCGACTTAATTGTAAAGTGCGAATTGTATCTAAGGTGTCTAAAGAGCTAATCGCAGGCGTTATCATTCGTTATGATGACATTGTGATTGATAGCAGTAGTCGTGGACAATTAGACCGCTTAGCAAATGAGTTATGCTTGTAA
- the atpE gene encoding F0F1 ATP synthase subunit C, producing METVISATIIASAIMLAFAALGTAIGFGILGGRYLESAARQPELANSLMTKMFIVAGLLDAIAMIAVGIGLYFAFANPFTSLLG from the coding sequence ATGGAAACTGTAATTAGTGCAACTATTATTGCTTCAGCAATCATGCTTGCTTTCGCTGCATTAGGTACTGCAATTGGCTTTGGTATCTTAGGTGGTCGTTATTTAGAATCTGCTGCTCGTCAGCCAGAACTTGCGAACTCTCTAATGACTAAAATGTTTATCGTTGCGGGTCTTTTAGATGCGATTGCAATGATCGCAGTAGGTATCGGCTTGTACTTCGCATTTGCAAATCCATTTACATCATTATTGGGTTAA
- the atpB gene encoding F0F1 ATP synthase subunit A, with the protein MAENSSAGYITHHLTYLSSGDSFWSVNIDTLFFTVLSGLLFLWIFRKVAKTATTGVPGKLQCAVEIVVEWINGIVKENFHGSTKVVAPLALTIFCWVFIMNTIDLIPVDFLPQVANLFGIHYLRAVPTADVNATFGLAICVFFLILFYTVKSKGLKGSVKEYTLHPFNHWAFIPVNLLLESVTLIAKPISLALRLFGNMYAGELIFILIALMYMADNIFLQSAGGVLQIIWAIFHILVVTLQAFVFMMLTVVYLSLANNKAEH; encoded by the coding sequence ATGGCTGAAAATAGTTCTGCTGGATATATTACCCACCATTTGACTTACCTTTCATCAGGTGATTCATTTTGGAGTGTAAATATAGACACGCTCTTTTTTACTGTACTATCAGGGCTGTTATTCTTATGGATTTTCCGTAAGGTAGCAAAAACTGCCACAACAGGTGTACCTGGTAAATTGCAGTGTGCAGTGGAAATCGTCGTTGAGTGGATAAATGGTATTGTGAAGGAGAACTTTCACGGTTCAACAAAAGTGGTCGCACCGCTTGCTTTAACCATTTTCTGCTGGGTGTTTATTATGAACACCATTGACTTGATCCCTGTGGATTTTTTACCACAAGTTGCTAACTTATTTGGTATTCATTATCTAAGAGCAGTTCCGACAGCCGATGTTAATGCGACTTTTGGTTTAGCTATCTGTGTATTTTTCTTAATTTTATTTTATACAGTCAAATCAAAAGGGCTAAAAGGGTCTGTGAAAGAATATACTTTGCATCCTTTTAATCATTGGGCGTTTATTCCTGTCAATTTATTACTTGAAAGTGTAACTCTAATCGCAAAACCTATTTCATTAGCGTTGCGTTTGTTCGGTAATATGTATGCAGGTGAATTGATCTTTATTTTGATCGCTTTAATGTATATGGCTGACAACATTTTCTTACAATCAGCGGGTGGTGTGTTGCAAATTATATGGGCGATTTTCCATATTCTTGTGGTAACGCTACAAGCATTCGTATTTATGATGTTAACAGTGGTGTATTTAAGTCTTGCTAATAACAAGGCTGAACATTAA
- a CDS encoding ATP synthase subunit I — MSAVINQSKQTHYKALRTIVILFVLSAFLVAFLQIKWLVSLILGGGCAIMPYAVFVYWFFNHSAKKTQNLTAFYKGEALKWGVAIVLIIVAFKTYSQMNFLVFFLSFFLMLMCNSLLPFFFSLKQNGITKTKTSFISKG; from the coding sequence ATGTCTGCTGTAATAAACCAAAGTAAACAAACACATTATAAGGCATTAAGAACAATAGTTATTTTATTCGTATTAAGTGCTTTTTTAGTGGCTTTTTTACAAATAAAATGGCTTGTTTCTCTGATTTTAGGGGGCGGTTGTGCGATTATGCCTTATGCTGTTTTTGTCTATTGGTTTTTTAATCATTCTGCAAAAAAAACACAAAATCTGACCGCTTTCTACAAAGGCGAAGCATTAAAATGGGGTGTGGCAATAGTGTTAATTATTGTGGCATTCAAAACGTATTCTCAAATGAATTTTTTGGTGTTTTTTTTAAGTTTCTTTTTAATGCTAATGTGTAATAGTTTATTACCATTTTTTTTCAGTCTGAAACAAAATGGAATAACAAAAACGAAAACTTCTTTTATCTCAAAAGGATAG
- a CDS encoding F0F1 ATP synthase subunit epsilon, with protein MATEFELTVVSAESKIFSGKITSVRVSGIDGELGVYAGHTPLLTAIKPGMVKYTLADNSEEAIYVSGGFLEVQPNMVTVLADVAIRGDELDQQRILEAKRQAEENLAKQNNVDLAAKLAKEIAKLRVYELTNSKLMNKR; from the coding sequence ATGGCGACTGAATTTGAACTGACTGTCGTAAGTGCAGAAAGTAAAATATTCTCAGGCAAAATTACAAGTGTTCGTGTTTCAGGGATTGATGGAGAATTAGGGGTGTATGCAGGGCATACCCCTTTACTCACCGCAATCAAACCGGGAATGGTAAAATACACACTTGCAGATAACAGCGAAGAAGCAATTTATGTTTCAGGTGGATTTTTAGAAGTACAACCAAATATGGTAACCGTACTGGCTGATGTAGCAATTCGAGGTGATGAGTTGGATCAACAACGTATCCTTGAAGCGAAACGTCAAGCAGAAGAAAATCTCGCAAAACAAAATAACGTGGACTTAGCGGCGAAACTTGCCAAAGAAATCGCAAAATTACGTGTTTATGAGCTAACAAATTCTAAGTTGATGAACAAACGTTAA
- the atpA gene encoding F0F1 ATP synthase subunit alpha: MQLNSTEISELIKKRIAKFDVVSEAQSTGTIVSVSDGIIKIHGLADVMQGEMIELPGNRYAIALNLERDSVGAVVMGPYADLAEGMTVKCTGRILEVPVGKGLLGRVVNTLGQPIDGKGEVEHDGFSPVEVIAPGVIERQSVDQPVQTGYKAVDSMVPIGRGQRELIIGDRQTGKTALAIDAIINQRDSGIKCVYVAIGQKASTVANVVRKLEEHGALANTIVVVASASESAALQYLAPYAGCAMGEYFRDRGEDALIVYDDLSKQAVAYRQVSLLLRRPPGREAFPGDVFYLHSRLLERAARVNAEYVEKFTKGEVKGKTGSLTALPIIETQAGDVSAFVPTNVISITDGQIFLESSLFNAGIRPAVNPGISVSRVGSAAQTKVVKKLSGGIRTALAQYRELAAFAQFASDLDEATRKQLSHGQKVTELLKQKQYAPMSVAQLAVVLFTAEFGYLDDVELERIGSFEASLLEYAESNYADFMKELTKSGDYNDSIKDQLTEIVESFKKNSSW, translated from the coding sequence ATGCAACTAAATTCAACAGAAATTAGTGAGTTAATTAAAAAACGAATTGCCAAATTTGACGTAGTAAGTGAAGCGCAAAGCACAGGTACAATCGTTTCAGTAAGTGATGGTATCATCAAAATTCACGGTCTTGCTGATGTAATGCAAGGTGAGATGATTGAGTTACCGGGCAATCGTTATGCAATCGCATTGAACTTAGAAAGAGATTCAGTGGGTGCAGTAGTAATGGGACCTTACGCAGACTTAGCTGAAGGTATGACCGTAAAATGTACGGGTCGTATCTTAGAAGTGCCAGTAGGTAAAGGTTTATTAGGTCGTGTTGTTAATACATTAGGTCAGCCAATTGATGGTAAAGGCGAAGTGGAACACGATGGTTTCTCGCCAGTTGAAGTGATTGCCCCTGGGGTAATTGAGCGTCAATCGGTAGATCAACCAGTGCAAACCGGTTATAAAGCCGTTGACTCAATGGTACCAATCGGTCGTGGACAACGTGAGTTAATTATCGGTGACCGTCAAACAGGTAAAACTGCATTAGCAATCGATGCAATCATCAACCAACGTGATTCAGGCATTAAATGTGTGTACGTTGCGATTGGTCAAAAAGCATCAACCGTAGCAAACGTTGTACGTAAATTAGAAGAACACGGTGCGTTAGCAAACACTATCGTTGTGGTTGCAAGTGCGTCAGAATCTGCTGCATTACAATACCTTGCACCTTATGCAGGTTGTGCAATGGGTGAATATTTCCGTGATCGTGGTGAAGACGCGTTAATCGTTTATGATGATTTATCAAAACAAGCAGTTGCTTATCGTCAAGTTTCACTATTATTACGTCGTCCACCAGGTCGTGAAGCATTCCCAGGTGACGTATTCTATTTACACTCTCGTTTATTAGAGCGTGCTGCTCGTGTGAATGCAGAATATGTGGAAAAATTCACTAAAGGTGAAGTAAAAGGTAAAACGGGTTCATTAACCGCGTTACCAATTATTGAAACGCAAGCTGGAGACGTATCAGCATTCGTACCAACCAACGTAATCTCAATTACTGATGGTCAGATTTTCTTAGAATCAAGTTTATTTAATGCAGGTATTCGTCCAGCGGTAAACCCAGGTATCTCGGTTTCTCGTGTAGGTAGTGCCGCACAAACCAAAGTGGTTAAGAAATTATCAGGTGGTATTCGTACCGCACTTGCACAGTATCGTGAATTAGCAGCGTTCGCACAGTTTGCCTCAGATCTTGATGAAGCAACACGTAAACAGCTTTCACACGGTCAAAAAGTAACTGAATTATTGAAACAAAAACAATATGCACCAATGTCTGTTGCACAGCTTGCGGTGGTATTATTTACTGCTGAGTTTGGTTATCTTGATGATGTAGAACTTGAACGTATTGGTTCATTTGAAGCAAGTCTTTTAGAGTATGCAGAAAGTAATTATGCAGACTTTATGAAAGAGCTAACAAAATCAGGCGATTATAACGATTCAATCAAAGATCAATTAACTGAAATTGTTGAGAGTTTCAAAAAGAACAGTTCGTGGTAA
- the atpG gene encoding F0F1 ATP synthase subunit gamma has translation MAGAKEIRTKIASVQNTQKITKAMEMVATSKMRKTQERMSASRPYSEMIRKVISHIAKGSIGYKHPFLVQRDVKNVGYLIVSTDRGLCGGLNINLFKATLGELKAWKDKNVSVELGLVGSKSVAFFKPTGLKVTSQITGLGDNPQMEQLVGSVNTMIEAYRKGEIDAVYIAFNRFVNTMAQEPVIEQLLPLPKLDNDDLSNNGLWDYIYEPDPEVLLDSLMTRYLESQVYQAVVDNLASEQAARMVAMKAATDNAGTLIDDLQLVYNKARQASITNELNEIVAGAAAI, from the coding sequence ATGGCAGGTGCTAAAGAGATAAGAACCAAAATTGCAAGTGTTCAGAATACCCAAAAGATCACAAAAGCAATGGAAATGGTTGCTACCTCTAAAATGCGTAAAACGCAAGAGCGTATGTCTGCGTCACGTCCGTATTCAGAAATGATACGTAAAGTGATCAGCCATATTGCGAAAGGAAGCATTGGTTATAAGCACCCGTTTTTGGTTCAACGTGATGTAAAAAATGTAGGATATTTAATTGTTTCTACGGATCGTGGCTTATGTGGCGGTCTTAACATCAACTTATTTAAAGCGACTTTAGGTGAGTTAAAAGCGTGGAAAGACAAAAACGTTAGTGTTGAACTTGGTTTAGTGGGTTCAAAGTCTGTGGCGTTCTTTAAACCAACAGGGTTAAAAGTAACAAGCCAAATTACAGGCTTAGGTGATAATCCACAAATGGAACAGCTAGTCGGTTCAGTAAATACAATGATTGAGGCTTATCGTAAAGGCGAAATTGACGCTGTTTATATTGCGTTTAACCGCTTTGTAAACACGATGGCACAAGAACCTGTAATTGAACAACTACTTCCATTACCAAAACTGGATAACGATGATCTAAGTAACAACGGATTATGGGACTATATTTATGAACCAGATCCAGAAGTATTATTAGATTCATTAATGACACGTTATCTTGAATCCCAAGTTTACCAAGCAGTGGTGGATAATCTCGCTTCTGAACAAGCAGCGCGAATGGTAGCAATGAAAGCAGCAACAGATAATGCAGGTACATTGATTGATGATTTACAATTAGTGTATAACAAAGCTCGTCAAGCAAGCATTACAAATGAGTTAAATGAAATTGTTGCAGGTGCTGCGGCAATTTAA